In Gemmatimonadaceae bacterium, the sequence GCGGCGCAGCTCGTGGCCCGCGGGGGCATCCTCGACGGCGCGATACCGCCGTCAGCGCCCGCCCCGGTCATCGCCGTCCCCGAGAACCCGCTGCCTAACGCACGGAGCGGCGATGGCACCTTCGGCGTGCGGGCCAAGTAGCAGCGGCTCGCGGCCCAACAAAGCCGCGTCAGCCGGCGGCCCGGCGGTTCGGCCTGGCCTTGCCGAAGAGGTCCGAGAGCGTGAAGAGGTACACATCGCGGCGGCTTCCCCGTGCGGCGCGCTCGAAGCCCTTGGTAAACCCTCCGGCAGCGATGTAGAGGAGCGGCGCGTCATCGTGGTGCGCGGCGTGTGCCCACTTCACGCCCGACGCTGCAAGGCGTTCCAACATCTTCATGTGCTTTGTATGCCAGCGTTCGTCCAGCGGTTGGCTATTCCACTTGACGGCGCCTGTCATCACGCGTCCGTCGGTCAACGACGCCACCACGTCCACCTCCAGCGACTCTCCGGTACGATCTCGCCCTTCCCATGTGCCCCACTCGTCGACAAGCGGGAGGCGGAGCCGGCGTTGCATGCGGCCGTACGCTTGCTCAGCGACGCGCTCGAAGGTTCGCCCGATATACGTGTCGAGACGCGGCGCCACCGCTTCCCGCCAGACCGTCTTGGCATCGTGACGCTCCAGCGCCGTCTCGTGGCGAGCCACAAATTCATAGTAAAACGTGAAGGCCGGATCTGCGATTCGATACCTGAACGGCACGGTCGACTTCGCGCCAAGATTGCGGAATTGCTGGACGTAGCCGAGGGACGTGAGCCGTTGCACTTTGTCTCGAAGCGAAGTATCGGCAGGCAATCCCGACCGTTGGCCAATCTCGTTCAGTCCAGTGCGACCGCTGCCGATTGCGCGCATGATGGCCTCGTATTTCGGAATTTCGCGCAGACCCTGCTCCTGCAGGATGGCCGTTTCCACGAGCGCTCTCACCTCGCCGCGCGGCGCAAGCATCAGCCGCGCGACGTTATCGCCTAACGGGTCGTTCGCACGCACAGCAGCGAGGTAGCGCGGCGTTCCCCCGAAGATGGCGTACGCCCGCACGCGGTCCCGAAGCGATCGAAAGCGGGTCATCTGCGCTGCATACCAATAGTCGAACGGCCGCAGCTCGCCTTTCCACGCGAAACGCCCGTGCAGCGGCGCACCGCCTGCATCGAAGCCCTCGAGGGTTCCCAGTGCGGAACCCGAAACGACGAGCACGAATGGACGGCGCGGCCTGCGGCGCTCCCACGCCGCGTTGAGCTCGGACGCGACCTGCGTCAGATGGTGCTCGTCGTCGCCGAAATACTGGAACTCGTCCAACACGACGACGAGGGGCATCGGCGCCCGGAGATCGAGCAGGAGATTGAACACGGTCCGCCATGTCGGATAATCGTCCGGACGCAAATCGTCGCCGGACCACTGGGCCAGATCGCGGACGATCTGCGCCCTGTTCTGTGCGGCTGTCGTCGCGGACGCCGTCCAGTAAAACGTGCGATCCTCAGGCCACGTGTGTGTGAGAAGCCAGGTCTTGCCCACCTGTCGCCGACCGTAGAGAAGTGCCAGCTGGGGAACACCCCGCTCGAGGAGCCCGCGCAGTTCGCGGTGCTCCAGCTCGCGATCGATGAGATCGCTCATGAGATCACTCCTTGCATGCAGTACTATACTATCGCAATAGTATAGTATCAAGATAGTATAGCATGGCGACCGCCGGTGGACGCCCGGCGTCCAGACGTGGGGATACATTGCAGTGCCCCATCTGCGAGGAACCGCCGCATGAGCGAATCGCGAACCGCATCACACCCCACCGTGTCGCCCGACGATCCGCGGAACGAGATCGCGTTCCCCCGCCTCTCGGCCGACCAGCTCGCCACCCTCGCCGAGTACGCCGCACGCCGCGACTTCCATGACGGCGACCGGCTCTTCGAGGCAGGCGGAAACCGCAACGCGTTCTTCGTCGTCGTCACGGGCGAGATC encodes:
- a CDS encoding ATP-binding protein; this encodes MSDLIDRELEHRELRGLLERGVPQLALLYGRRQVGKTWLLTHTWPEDRTFYWTASATTAAQNRAQIVRDLAQWSGDDLRPDDYPTWRTVFNLLLDLRAPMPLVVVLDEFQYFGDDEHHLTQVASELNAAWERRRPRRPFVLVVSGSALGTLEGFDAGGAPLHGRFAWKGELRPFDYWYAAQMTRFRSLRDRVRAYAIFGGTPRYLAAVRANDPLGDNVARLMLAPRGEVRALVETAILQEQGLREIPKYEAIMRAIGSGRTGLNEIGQRSGLPADTSLRDKVQRLTSLGYVQQFRNLGAKSTVPFRYRIADPAFTFYYEFVARHETALERHDAKTVWREAVAPRLDTYIGRTFERVAEQAYGRMQRRLRLPLVDEWGTWEGRDRTGESLEVDVVASLTDGRVMTGAVKWNSQPLDERWHTKHMKMLERLAASGVKWAHAAHHDDAPLLYIAAGGFTKGFERAARGSRRDVYLFTLSDLFGKARPNRRAAG